From Deltaproteobacteria bacterium, the proteins below share one genomic window:
- a CDS encoding LL-diaminopimelate aminotransferase, which yields MADSYIQNLFAERIGGSNFGKETKIYKFEKIKRAKALARKNHPNTELLDFGVGEPDKMAFPMVVEALKIECAKPENRGYADNGIQELKDAAVKYMENVYGVHDINPQTEVLHSIGSKPALAMLPSAFINQGDAALVTVPGYPILATHTKWYGGRVIALPLTEENNFLPVLKGIKPSALKNAKLLYINYPNNPTGAAATKEFFEEVVAFAKENNIVVVHDAAYAALNFDGKPLSFLSVAGAKDVGIEIHSFSKAFNMTGWRLAFVVGSENIISAFGHIKDNYDSGQFIAIQKAGIYALEHPEITEKIAHRYKVRLEMLVEALNSVGFDAKMPKGSFYLYVKSPRGIRKNRRFKSAEDASEYLITEKLISTVPWNDVGHYLRFSATFIAKNEEDERRVIEEMKRRMKEVDLEF from the coding sequence AATTTTGGCAAAGAGACAAAGATCTATAAGTTTGAAAAAATCAAAAGGGCAAAGGCGCTTGCCCGCAAGAACCATCCAAATACAGAACTCCTTGATTTTGGTGTAGGTGAGCCGGATAAGATGGCATTTCCTATGGTAGTTGAGGCGCTGAAGATTGAATGTGCAAAACCTGAAAACCGGGGATATGCTGATAACGGCATACAGGAATTGAAGGATGCTGCTGTAAAATATATGGAAAATGTCTATGGAGTGCATGATATTAATCCTCAAACAGAGGTGCTGCATTCCATAGGGAGTAAACCAGCGCTGGCAATGCTCCCATCTGCATTTATAAATCAGGGGGATGCTGCCCTTGTAACCGTACCAGGTTACCCAATCCTTGCAACACATACAAAGTGGTATGGCGGAAGGGTTATTGCCCTCCCTTTAACGGAGGAGAATAATTTTCTACCTGTGCTTAAGGGTATAAAACCTTCTGCCCTGAAGAATGCAAAACTTTTATACATAAACTACCCAAACAACCCAACAGGTGCTGCGGCAACAAAGGAGTTTTTTGAAGAAGTTGTTGCATTTGCAAAAGAGAATAATATAGTTGTTGTCCATGATGCTGCCTATGCAGCATTAAACTTTGACGGCAAGCCTTTGAGTTTTTTGTCTGTGGCAGGCGCAAAGGATGTAGGGATTGAAATCCATTCGTTTTCAAAGGCATTTAATATGACCGGCTGGCGTCTTGCCTTTGTTGTTGGCAGTGAAAATATTATAAGCGCATTCGGTCATATTAAGGATAATTATGATTCAGGGCAGTTTATAGCCATACAAAAGGCGGGTATATATGCCCTTGAGCATCCTGAAATAACAGAGAAGATAGCACATAGATACAAGGTGAGATTAGAGATGCTCGTAGAGGCGCTGAACTCTGTTGGTTTTGACGCTAAGATGCCAAAGGGTTCTTTTTATCTTTATGTGAAATCACCCAGAGGTATCAGAAAAAACAGGAGATTTAAAAGTGCTGAAGATGCATCCGAGTATCTTATCACAGAAAAACTTATATCAACCGTTCCATGGAATGATGTAGGACATTATTTAAGATTTTCAGCCACCTTCATTGCAAAGAATGAAGAAGATGAAAGAAGGGTCATAGAAGAGATGAAAAGGAGAATGAAAGAGGTGGATCTGGAGTTTTAG
- the folK gene encoding 2-amino-4-hydroxy-6-hydroxymethyldihydropteridine diphosphokinase, which translates to MMHTAFLSIGSNIGDSVKNCQNTIKSIAGHEEMEVIRVSSFYSTEPWGDIEQEWFTNCVVKIKTSLHAFQLLRHLQQIERDLGREEFAKGLPRVIDIDILFFDNAVIGETILTIPHPHLHKRAFVLVPLMETDPLHIHPVIKKNIRELNQELEDRKKVIRIE; encoded by the coding sequence ATGATGCACACTGCCTTTTTAAGCATAGGTTCAAACATCGGTGACAGCGTTAAAAACTGTCAGAATACTATTAAATCTATTGCAGGACACGAGGAAATGGAGGTAATAAGGGTTTCCTCTTTTTATTCTACCGAACCATGGGGTGATATTGAGCAGGAATGGTTTACAAATTGTGTTGTAAAGATAAAAACTTCTTTACATGCATTTCAACTTTTAAGGCATTTGCAGCAGATTGAAAGGGATTTAGGAAGAGAGGAATTTGCAAAAGGTCTGCCGCGTGTTATTGACATAGACATCCTTTTCTTTGACAATGCAGTAATCGGAGAGACAATTTTGACCATACCACATCCGCACCTGCACAAGAGGGCTTTTGTTCTGGTTCCTCTCATGGAGACAGACCCTCTACACATACATCCAGTCATTAAAAAAAACATTAGAGAGTTAAATCAGGAATTGGAAGATAGAAAAAAAGTTATAAGGATTGAATAA
- a CDS encoding tetratricopeptide repeat protein produces MPKKIVGTALLLPLLFISCLSSHALTSDTKRVRVAVLPFNDITSSSINIKIASVFMAELSKTDFIDVVPLEIIRRNIMAIEPNFLWTEQRGIEKRGRIVWDVEPKVVEEIVFRTGADYTIYGSISWFNTKWKIDAYLSDSDKNVIRVYSIYGDKEEEVPEKLENISKETILLLQRETIVKEAEEEVRRYLGGTYTLPIAIERVEILARSFYDSIPLHAILLNLYLKNKMGYKEKVIDTGLKIIKLYNPSNDRDTKYLLSLNLDPFDAVASGYEEKEELNKAVEIREKALQVFPLYTTRHKRGIGIAAYNLAKVYEQKGEKVKALQYYKKAILYLPSESNEFLSAKEKLNLIEKR; encoded by the coding sequence ATGCCGAAGAAAATTGTAGGAACCGCCCTACTTTTACCCCTTTTATTTATAAGTTGCCTGTCTTCTCACGCCCTTACCTCTGATACAAAAAGGGTTAGGGTCGCAGTCCTTCCATTTAATGACATTACATCATCATCCATCAATATAAAAATAGCATCCGTGTTCATGGCTGAACTGTCTAAAACCGATTTTATAGATGTGGTTCCTCTGGAGATTATAAGAAGAAATATAATGGCAATTGAACCCAATTTTCTCTGGACTGAACAGAGAGGCATAGAGAAAAGGGGAAGGATTGTATGGGATGTTGAACCAAAGGTTGTGGAAGAGATAGTTTTTAGAACTGGCGCTGATTACACGATATACGGGAGCATCTCATGGTTTAATACAAAGTGGAAGATAGATGCCTACCTTTCTGATAGTGATAAAAATGTCATACGGGTTTATAGTATTTACGGGGATAAGGAAGAGGAGGTTCCAGAAAAACTGGAGAATATATCCAAAGAAACAATACTCCTGCTTCAAAGGGAAACCATAGTAAAGGAGGCAGAGGAAGAGGTAAGAAGATACCTAGGCGGCACATATACACTTCCAATAGCAATTGAAAGGGTAGAGATTCTAGCAAGGTCTTTTTATGATTCTATTCCGCTGCATGCCATTCTTCTGAATTTGTATCTAAAAAATAAAATGGGTTATAAAGAAAAGGTTATAGATACAGGACTAAAGATTATAAAACTATATAATCCTTCTAATGACAGAGATACTAAATATCTCCTTTCCCTGAACCTTGACCCTTTTGATGCCGTTGCTAGTGGTTATGAAGAAAAAGAGGAGTTAAATAAGGCAGTAGAGATAAGAGAAAAGGCACTACAGGTCTTTCCACTTTATACTACCCGTCATAAGAGAGGGATAGGCATCGCTGCATATAATCTGGCTAAAGTTTATGAACAGAAAGGTGAAAAAGTGAAGGCACTACAGTATTATAAAAAGGCTATTCTATACCTCCCATCAGAATCTAACGAATTCCTTTCAGCAAAAGAAAAACTAAATCTTATTGAAAAGAGGTGA